The region ACAATTTCATCGCCGACGGTGACGGCAAGGTCGAGTGGCTGGAGAATTTCGGCAGCAACGTCGACTATGGTTATGAGGCGTTCTATGCCTCGCTCGGCGCAGTCGTGATGGGCAGCAAGACGTACATGGACATCTTCGGGTTCAGGGTCGGGTGGGTGTATCCCGGCGTCGACGCGGTCGTGATGACCCGGCGTGGAGCTGCCGCGTTTTCCCCGAGGCCGACCGGCTGGAGCTTCGCGCAGGGGATATCGGCGCAGTGATCGCCGATCTCAAAGCGCGCACCGACAAGGATATCTGGATCGTCGGCGGCGGCGATCTCGCCGCGCAGGCGGTACAGGCCGGCGCGCTGGACGAGATTCAGCTTGCGATTATGCCGATTCTACTCGGGCGTGGAACGCCGCTGTTTGCCGCGTTTGACGGTCAGTTGCATCGACTCTCGCGTCAC is a window of Candidatus Flexicrinis affinis DNA encoding:
- a CDS encoding dihydrofolate reductase family protein, with the translated sequence MIADLKARTDKDIWIVGGGDLAAQAVQAGALDEIQLAIMPILLGRGTPLFAAFDGQLHRLSRHTPCFPTAC